A window from Photobacterium sp. DA100 encodes these proteins:
- a CDS encoding antibiotic biosynthesis monooxygenase, with protein MFEQGLFITAELKVIDGISLEAAKAEIAKFCQGMNSEPGCSLAVATQDREDPRRFIFWERYDDQAAFEAHFNAKHTQDFIALGYTQLEQAFETHLMAAGEE; from the coding sequence ATGTTTGAACAAGGGTTATTTATCACAGCAGAGCTGAAGGTCATTGACGGTATTTCGCTGGAAGCAGCAAAAGCCGAAATAGCAAAGTTTTGCCAGGGGATGAACAGTGAGCCGGGGTGCTCCCTAGCGGTTGCCACACAGGACAGGGAAGATCCCCGCCGGTTTATCTTTTGGGAGCGATATGACGACCAAGCGGCGTTCGAGGCGCATTTTAATGCCAAGCATACGCAAGACTTCATTGCATTGGGATATACCCAGCTGGAGCAGGCATTTGAAACTCATCTAATGGCAGCAGGAGAGGAGTGA
- a CDS encoding Gfo/Idh/MocA family oxidoreductase produces the protein MSQAKHQPVQWGILGTSFISGVMAEAIRQDGQSLIHAVAGRRPEPRESLASAYDIPVQYDSYDALLADPKVDIVYIALPNHLHHEYVIKAAQAGKAILCEKSLSVDMEKTEAALAAVDRHRVFFAEGLMYLNHPFTAGILDVIKAGKIGQLRAIQGQYTAAISQFVNPDSKGALYNLGCYPVSLLHLIIEQCCGPEAFEGYTLSAMGRRGSDGNICETQANFQFANGMMAQLHTAEDYGLHAEFTVLGTTGSLQVSSNPWLPGAQNQLTITQYEQKPEVIEVEAEGDGFLYQVRAVLKALESHQSHLIRPAARPEDSRQVMKLLTDWEAAVMAQ, from the coding sequence ATGAGCCAAGCAAAACATCAACCCGTGCAGTGGGGCATTTTAGGTACTAGCTTTATTTCTGGTGTGATGGCCGAGGCAATCCGCCAAGATGGCCAAAGTCTTATACATGCTGTGGCTGGGCGCAGACCGGAGCCTCGCGAGTCGCTGGCGAGTGCGTATGACATTCCGGTTCAATATGACAGCTACGACGCACTCTTAGCTGATCCAAAGGTAGATATTGTCTATATTGCTCTGCCCAATCACCTTCATCACGAGTATGTGATCAAAGCCGCGCAAGCGGGTAAGGCGATATTGTGCGAGAAGTCCTTGTCGGTGGATATGGAAAAGACCGAGGCGGCGTTAGCAGCGGTCGACCGACACCGGGTCTTTTTTGCCGAAGGCTTGATGTATCTCAACCATCCATTTACGGCTGGGATTCTTGATGTGATTAAGGCGGGAAAAATTGGTCAGTTGCGGGCGATCCAAGGCCAGTATACGGCGGCTATTTCGCAATTCGTGAATCCTGATAGCAAAGGGGCGCTCTACAACCTCGGTTGTTATCCGGTGTCTTTGCTACACCTGATCATCGAGCAGTGTTGTGGCCCAGAAGCCTTTGAAGGCTATACGCTATCAGCGATGGGGCGGCGGGGGAGCGACGGCAATATATGCGAGACACAAGCCAATTTCCAGTTCGCCAATGGCATGATGGCGCAACTGCATACTGCCGAAGATTATGGGCTGCATGCAGAGTTCACGGTATTGGGGACGACCGGTAGCCTGCAAGTATCAAGCAACCCTTGGTTACCTGGCGCGCAAAACCAACTGACTATTACCCAATATGAACAGAAGCCTGAAGTGATCGAAGTAGAAGCCGAGGGGGATGGTTTCCTGTATCAGGTCAGGGCCGTGCTGAAAGCATTGGAAAGCCATCAATCCCACTTAATCCGACCTGCTGCAAGGCCGGAAGATTCAAGACAGGTTATGAAGCTATTAACCGACTGGGAAGCGGCGGTAATGGCACAATAA
- a CDS encoding LysR substrate-binding domain-containing protein, which translates to MDKLKSMQVFVDVVERGSLAKAAAHFNITSTMVGKHLKALEQNLGTKLLNRTTRKQSLTEAGENYFHQCQRILDDIREAEENLQTLTNIPMGTIRINAPVTYGSTVVAPLVAQFLQQHPHIDVELIVDNNRIDPLHDHFDLVFRIGELEDSSLIARKVGDYQLLFCASPTYFERFGMPRQTKDLGLHHCLGFYYGEYLPQQKEYESQYFSRQQSRLSSNSGNVLKAAAIEHAGIILQPAILLEKDIEQGLLTECLTTSRPPSKPIHVLYKDKTQPLKVRTFIDFFFRQISRTF; encoded by the coding sequence ATGGATAAATTGAAAAGCATGCAGGTGTTTGTCGATGTGGTCGAGCGGGGAAGCTTGGCTAAAGCGGCCGCCCACTTCAACATCACATCGACCATGGTAGGCAAACATCTCAAGGCACTGGAACAAAACCTGGGAACCAAGCTACTCAACCGCACCACGCGTAAGCAGTCGCTCACTGAAGCAGGCGAGAACTATTTCCATCAGTGCCAGCGGATCTTGGATGACATCAGGGAGGCAGAAGAGAACCTGCAGACCTTAACTAACATCCCTATGGGAACAATCAGGATCAACGCACCGGTTACCTATGGCAGTACTGTCGTCGCCCCCCTGGTTGCACAGTTTCTCCAGCAACATCCCCATATCGACGTCGAGCTGATAGTCGACAATAACCGCATCGACCCTCTGCACGACCACTTTGACCTGGTCTTTCGCATCGGTGAGTTGGAGGATTCGAGCTTGATAGCAAGAAAGGTGGGTGATTACCAATTACTGTTTTGTGCGTCACCGACCTACTTCGAGCGCTTCGGCATGCCCCGCCAGACCAAGGATCTAGGCCTCCACCACTGTTTGGGATTCTACTACGGTGAATATCTGCCCCAGCAGAAAGAATACGAATCGCAATATTTCAGCCGTCAGCAATCAAGGCTCAGCAGCAACAGCGGCAATGTGCTCAAAGCTGCGGCGATAGAGCATGCCGGAATTATCCTGCAGCCTGCAATTCTGTTGGAAAAAGACATTGAACAGGGTTTGCTAACAGAATGCCTAACGACCTCTCGGCCACCGTCAAAGCCGATCCATGTGTTGTATAAAGACAAAACGCAACCACTGAAAGTCAGGACCTTCATCGACTTCTTTTTCAGGCAAATATCCCGAACTTTTTGA
- a CDS encoding GNAT family N-acetyltransferase yields the protein MEVLLASTYEDIVAVAPIMQQLRPKYELEQLIELVSQQRKQGYQLVYVREGTSVLSVAGFVTGHKLGWGNYLYIDDLVTDETQRSTGAGRYLLEWFKDYAHINQIEQIHLDSSVHRYGAHKFYLQQDFVIASHHFVCQC from the coding sequence ATGGAAGTTCTTTTGGCATCGACGTATGAAGATATTGTTGCAGTTGCGCCGATTATGCAGCAGCTGCGGCCGAAATATGAGCTTGAGCAATTGATTGAGTTGGTGAGCCAGCAGCGCAAACAGGGTTACCAGCTAGTTTATGTCAGGGAGGGAACGTCGGTTTTGTCTGTTGCCGGCTTTGTCACGGGGCATAAATTGGGATGGGGAAATTACCTGTATATCGATGATCTGGTGACTGACGAAACTCAGCGCTCGACTGGAGCCGGAAGGTATTTGCTGGAATGGTTCAAGGATTATGCCCATATTAACCAGATAGAGCAGATCCACCTTGACTCCAGCGTACACCGCTATGGCGCGCATAAATTTTATTTACAGCAAGACTTTGTGATCGCCAGTCATCACTTTGTGTGTCAGTGCTAG
- a CDS encoding VirK/YbjX family protein: MRSSTHHFDYLRRLPQLANTVYPSSRGFRKIKKNARFCLWGVLNADAVKAMADVFAHPELAPVLQKNPKIFEKPLKPYLCVNWTRKEKIARIREHYLFIKDTFGSHAQSVLSPKGVTILEFTDNQEVRYKVQLCQGMSREGSLGLYLVDENNRNIYSLTCHIATGNKKTLYIGALQGPKEDIADRNQVIKTLTRSLHGLRTKALMAELVLILANVLGIDEVRGVSNKGHVYQALRYIGSKRKAVTFDYDDLWQEYGATKESAYFYRLPLQPPRKDPSSLKKTKRRLYTKRYQWLDEIKVEMGKNIRAVMNCTPRS, translated from the coding sequence GTGCGTTCTTCTACCCATCATTTTGATTACCTGCGTCGTCTTCCTCAACTGGCAAATACGGTTTACCCAAGTAGCCGGGGTTTTAGGAAGATAAAGAAAAATGCCCGCTTCTGTCTATGGGGGGTATTGAACGCCGATGCGGTAAAGGCGATGGCCGACGTTTTTGCCCATCCTGAGTTGGCGCCAGTGCTGCAGAAAAACCCGAAGATTTTCGAGAAACCGCTTAAGCCCTACCTGTGTGTCAATTGGACGCGTAAAGAGAAAATTGCCCGCATTCGGGAGCACTATCTGTTTATCAAAGACACCTTCGGCAGCCACGCGCAATCTGTGCTCTCCCCAAAAGGTGTCACTATCCTTGAGTTCACCGATAACCAAGAGGTGCGATATAAGGTTCAGCTTTGCCAAGGAATGAGCCGTGAGGGCTCGCTTGGGCTGTATCTGGTTGACGAGAATAACCGCAATATTTATTCGCTGACCTGTCATATTGCAACAGGCAATAAAAAGACACTGTATATTGGCGCTTTGCAAGGACCCAAAGAGGACATTGCCGATCGCAACCAGGTGATCAAGACCTTGACCCGTTCGCTGCACGGTTTGCGCACCAAAGCCCTGATGGCTGAATTGGTGCTGATCCTCGCCAATGTTCTCGGCATTGACGAAGTGCGTGGCGTGTCTAACAAAGGACATGTGTACCAAGCACTGCGCTATATTGGCTCGAAACGCAAAGCGGTGACCTTTGATTATGATGATCTGTGGCAGGAGTACGGGGCAACGAAAGAGAGTGCTTATTTCTATCGGTTGCCGCTGCAGCCGCCCCGCAAAGATCCGTCAAGCCTGAAGAAAACCAAGCGCCGCCTGTATACTAAGCGTTACCAGTGGCTGGATGAGATTAAAGTGGAGATGGGCAAGAATATCAGAGCCGTCATGAACTGCACTCCGCGATCTTAA